In Thermospira aquatica, the following proteins share a genomic window:
- a CDS encoding adenylate/guanylate cyclase domain-containing protein, with the protein MKKPQNKQKVFILSLINFLVIIFFIVVYYLPEKWSLAGWKDFLHRIERVSLNLRYGIFAARGGSLTAEGMAQRQATQSEFYRLIYLVSVDEESIKEYKSYPLPSSVWISVLDHFLQQEPTRRPRSLFFNIPFYEKPDPQFAKKLEGYPIPIGMDFRLEDTGEYPDYESDDAQAMKAFEIPFPYPEVLSHYSSYIAPPSDYTRNTTYLGYLNLEGEEDVMYKVPLFASVTYKKGDTLTNVVYPSAVLMMVLAYTGVRPETVKILPNKVILPQAQLKEKTMDIVIPVDKHYRMRIHYKSQGQYQYLRNISLKDIFRAGLPRQTLLIFGVRSEGTAANKFASPMGSMFSADHLAYGVGTILNREFLSDVPWWIELVIIISWLIILQIMILRGLKTTIFALVLALLLPLGIGITLFKFGWIFATFLPLIAGIFYLIVGEVYILITEEREKRLIKNTFSRYVSPDLVNILVEDPSLVQLGGVEREVTMLFSDIRGFTTLSEGMKPTELIEFLNVYLSQMTDIVLETRGSLDKYIGDAIVAFWGAPLPLEDHALQACTAAVRMVEKLKEFNANLIREGKQPINIGIGLNTGVITVGNIGSQKKKNYTAIGEPMILTEELQDENKTYKTNIIMSEFTYQKVKDKVIVRELDLYPYLDRYVRIYELLGIV; encoded by the coding sequence ATGAAAAAACCACAAAACAAACAAAAGGTTTTTATTCTTAGTCTGATAAATTTTCTTGTCATTATTTTTTTCATTGTAGTCTATTATCTTCCTGAAAAATGGTCATTGGCGGGCTGGAAAGATTTTCTTCACCGTATAGAACGTGTGTCATTAAACTTGCGCTATGGTATCTTTGCGGCACGGGGCGGCTCTCTTACCGCTGAGGGTATGGCTCAACGTCAGGCCACACAATCAGAATTTTACCGATTGATTTATCTGGTCTCAGTGGATGAAGAATCCATCAAAGAATACAAAAGTTACCCCCTTCCTTCTTCGGTCTGGATTTCTGTACTTGATCATTTTCTCCAGCAAGAACCGACACGAAGACCTCGTTCCCTCTTTTTTAATATACCTTTCTATGAAAAACCTGACCCACAATTTGCAAAGAAACTCGAGGGATATCCCATACCAATAGGGATGGATTTCCGGCTCGAAGATACTGGAGAATATCCTGATTATGAAAGTGATGATGCACAAGCAATGAAGGCTTTTGAGATACCTTTCCCCTATCCAGAGGTTTTGAGTCACTACAGTTCTTATATAGCCCCACCCTCTGACTATACCCGTAACACAACTTACCTCGGTTACCTGAATCTCGAAGGAGAAGAAGATGTCATGTATAAGGTACCTCTCTTTGCCTCTGTAACCTACAAAAAGGGAGATACGCTTACAAATGTCGTCTATCCCTCGGCTGTCCTGATGATGGTTCTGGCATATACCGGTGTTCGACCGGAAACAGTAAAAATACTCCCCAATAAGGTTATTCTTCCTCAGGCCCAACTCAAAGAAAAAACAATGGATATTGTAATTCCTGTAGATAAACACTACAGGATGAGAATTCATTACAAAAGTCAGGGACAGTATCAGTACCTGAGAAATATATCGCTGAAAGATATTTTCCGGGCAGGATTGCCAAGACAAACTCTTCTTATCTTTGGTGTTCGTTCTGAAGGAACAGCTGCCAATAAATTTGCTTCACCTATGGGTTCCATGTTTAGTGCCGATCATCTTGCCTATGGAGTCGGAACGATTCTGAACAGGGAATTTCTCTCTGATGTTCCCTGGTGGATAGAACTTGTGATTATTATCTCGTGGCTCATCATCCTGCAGATTATGATTTTACGAGGCTTAAAAACCACGATTTTTGCTCTTGTTCTTGCGCTCCTCCTTCCTCTAGGTATTGGTATAACCCTTTTTAAGTTTGGATGGATATTTGCAACATTTTTACCACTCATAGCAGGTATTTTTTATCTGATTGTTGGCGAAGTCTATATTCTCATCACAGAAGAACGGGAAAAGAGGCTTATTAAAAATACTTTTTCCCGTTATGTAAGCCCTGATCTCGTAAATATTCTCGTGGAGGATCCTTCGCTGGTACAACTCGGTGGAGTAGAACGAGAAGTGACGATGCTCTTTTCGGATATTCGTGGGTTTACCACCCTTTCTGAGGGCATGAAACCCACCGAGCTTATCGAGTTTCTCAATGTGTATCTTTCCCAGATGACAGATATTGTCCTTGAAACCAGAGGATCTCTGGATAAATATATTGGAGATGCTATCGTCGCTTTCTGGGGTGCTCCCCTTCCCCTCGAAGATCATGCCCTTCAGGCCTGTACAGCGGCTGTGCGTATGGTAGAAAAACTCAAAGAATTCAACGCAAATCTCATAAGAGAAGGAAAACAACCTATTAACATAGGTATTGGCCTCAATACGGGTGTCATCACCGTGGGAAATATTGGTTCTCAGAAAAAGAAAAACTACACCGCCATTGGAGAACCCATGATTCTCACGGAAGAATTGCAGGATGAAAATAAAACCTATAAAACAAACATCATTATGAGTGAGTTTACCTATCAGAAGGTAAAAGACAAGGTGATAGTACGAGAACTTGATCTGTATCCTTATCTTGACCGTTATGTCAGGATATACGAACTCCTGGGTATAGTGTAG
- a CDS encoding CCA tRNA nucleotidyltransferase: MRKILRLFDELPDSLRWIIETVEQAGFEIYMVGGAVRDMLIAGGYEKSYKNFDFDFATSAPPQEIIKIFSRVQHPQGKEHFTVPTGMKHGTITLIIREPVESFEITTYRIDEEYLDGRRPESVIFVRSLEEDLARRDFTINAMAYHPFRQELIDLFDGEKDIQNRLIRSVGDPLVRFLEDGLRPMRACRLSAKLHFDIETKTFEAISQAMESIKKVAMERFHDEFLKLLRTEKPSIGIEWMRKSGLLEYLIPELLEGYGMEQNEFHRHDVYYHNLYACDFVPPEKPLVRMAALFHDIAKPRAKKFAETAGQGNVFYNHEVIGEKITRRILKRLKASNQEIEWVCKLVRLHMFYYTHDWTDGAVRRFLRRFDGDVAFLEDLFLLREADRLASGTKQRTADILEDFRKHIQRILEQENALKVTDLDINGYDLMNTFDLKPSPIIGRILNYLLDIVLEHPEYNEKSKLLELTRDFLEGRIMHLAISESEEYPVKDENL; encoded by the coding sequence ATGAGAAAAATACTACGCCTTTTTGATGAGCTTCCTGATTCGTTGCGCTGGATTATCGAAACTGTTGAACAGGCTGGTTTTGAGATTTATATGGTTGGTGGTGCGGTGCGTGATATGCTTATTGCGGGCGGGTATGAAAAAAGCTACAAGAATTTTGATTTTGATTTTGCGACGAGTGCTCCACCGCAAGAGATCATAAAGATTTTTTCTCGTGTACAACACCCACAGGGGAAAGAACATTTCACCGTTCCTACAGGCATGAAACACGGAACCATTACTCTTATTATTCGTGAACCTGTAGAGAGTTTTGAGATCACTACCTATCGTATAGATGAGGAATACCTTGACGGAAGAAGACCTGAAAGCGTTATCTTTGTACGATCATTGGAAGAGGATCTGGCGCGGCGGGATTTTACTATCAATGCCATGGCCTATCATCCGTTTCGTCAAGAGCTTATTGATCTTTTTGACGGAGAAAAGGATATTCAGAACCGACTTATTCGGAGTGTGGGGGATCCGCTGGTAAGATTCCTTGAAGATGGTCTTCGCCCTATGAGAGCCTGTCGTTTGAGTGCAAAGCTTCATTTTGATATTGAAACAAAGACTTTTGAGGCTATTTCTCAGGCTATGGAGAGTATAAAAAAGGTGGCGATGGAACGCTTTCACGATGAGTTTTTGAAGCTACTCAGGACGGAGAAGCCTTCTATTGGTATAGAATGGATGCGAAAATCTGGTCTTTTGGAGTATCTGATTCCAGAACTCCTTGAAGGGTATGGTATGGAACAGAATGAGTTTCATCGTCATGATGTTTACTACCATAACCTCTATGCTTGTGATTTTGTTCCTCCTGAAAAACCCCTGGTGCGAATGGCCGCTCTCTTTCACGACATTGCAAAACCGAGAGCAAAAAAATTTGCTGAGACTGCAGGGCAAGGCAATGTCTTTTACAACCATGAGGTTATAGGGGAAAAGATAACCAGACGCATCTTAAAACGTCTCAAGGCAAGCAATCAGGAGATCGAGTGGGTGTGCAAGCTTGTTCGGCTGCATATGTTTTATTATACCCATGATTGGACGGATGGAGCTGTTCGTCGATTTCTGCGGCGTTTTGATGGTGATGTGGCATTCTTAGAGGATCTGTTTTTGTTACGAGAGGCAGACAGACTTGCCAGTGGTACCAAACAACGGACAGCTGATATTCTCGAGGATTTTCGCAAACATATCCAAAGGATTCTTGAGCAAGAAAATGCTCTCAAAGTCACCGATCTGGATATTAATGGCTACGACCTGATGAACACCTTTGATCTGAAGCCGTCACCAATTATAGGAAGAATTTTAAATTATCTTCTTGATATTGTTTTAGAACATCCCGAATACAACGAAAAATCGAAACTTCTTGAGCTTACCAGAGATTTTTTGGAAGGCAGAATCATGCATCTGGCCATCTCAGAATCTGAAGAATACCCGGTAAAGGATGAAAACTTATGA